One Pseudoalteromonas sp. UG3-2 DNA window includes the following coding sequences:
- a CDS encoding transcription elongation factor GreAB — translation MNKSVFIEHLKFALEQQLLNATAAANSARADATHEQSAAETQYDSLSIEYGYLAEGQSERVDALHRAQNEIVAQLQLQHSNTVGHNSLVELIDESNQSHWFYLAPCEGGLKVACKGQTVMVLTFAAPLGQQLRGCQVDDEFTFAFNGRQQSLCVAQIL, via the coding sequence ATGAATAAAAGCGTTTTTATTGAACATTTAAAGTTTGCCTTAGAGCAGCAGTTACTGAATGCCACGGCAGCCGCCAACAGCGCTCGGGCGGACGCGACTCATGAACAAAGCGCAGCAGAGACGCAATATGACTCGCTAAGCATTGAATACGGCTATTTGGCTGAAGGGCAAAGCGAAAGAGTGGATGCCTTGCACCGGGCGCAAAACGAAATAGTGGCACAACTGCAGCTGCAACACAGCAATACCGTAGGGCATAACAGCTTGGTGGAACTGATTGACGAGTCAAATCAATCGCACTGGTTTTACTTGGCTCCATGCGAAGGCGGGTTAAAAGTAGCATGCAAAGGGCAAACCGTAATGGTACTCACCTTTGCTGCGCCTCTGGGGCAACAGTTACGCGGTTGCCAAGTGGATGATGAATTCACCTTTGCCTTTAATGGTCGTCAACAAAGCTTGTGTGTAGCACAAATTTTATAA
- a CDS encoding GlxA family transcriptional regulator, producing the protein MQPTTRIAIVLYQHMLVTSVTLPLEMLKAGQAFARVHGKPSFTPLTVELCSSDGEAVNTDNALSLHAQSDFSSLPLYDYIIVPSIWRNPRPIVQRNPELSTSLADAWEAGSTLVGVGTGVCFLAQSGLLNGHSATTHWHFAKQFATLYPNVDLKPDYFITQSERIYTVASLNALADVIVHLIELLYGIDAAHHVQQNFSHEIRKPYEEQRYLEGAVDRHADEQIAAIQFWLKNNAATELSLPSVAAQFDMSYRTFNRRFKQATGQTAVAYLQQLRVEMSKELLASSDLSIQDIALACGFNSQGQLSRVFKQQMGKSPTSYRGIVRRKLFS; encoded by the coding sequence ATGCAACCTACTACTCGCATTGCTATCGTGCTGTATCAACATATGTTAGTTACCAGTGTGACTTTGCCGCTAGAAATGCTTAAGGCGGGTCAAGCGTTTGCTCGCGTTCACGGCAAACCATCCTTTACGCCTTTAACCGTGGAGCTTTGCAGCAGCGATGGCGAAGCCGTGAATACCGACAACGCTTTGTCTTTACACGCGCAAAGCGATTTTAGCTCGCTGCCCTTGTATGACTACATTATTGTTCCAAGTATTTGGCGCAACCCACGCCCCATTGTGCAGCGTAACCCTGAGCTTAGCACCTCTTTGGCCGATGCTTGGGAAGCCGGCAGCACTTTGGTTGGAGTCGGTACTGGGGTTTGCTTTTTGGCGCAAAGTGGTTTGCTCAATGGCCACTCTGCGACCACCCATTGGCATTTCGCCAAACAGTTTGCCACTTTGTACCCCAATGTTGATTTAAAGCCTGACTACTTTATTACCCAATCAGAGCGTATTTATACCGTCGCCAGCTTAAACGCCTTAGCCGATGTCATCGTCCACTTGATTGAATTACTTTATGGCATTGACGCCGCTCACCACGTACAGCAAAACTTTTCCCATGAAATAAGAAAACCTTATGAAGAACAACGTTATCTTGAAGGGGCCGTAGACCGCCACGCCGATGAGCAAATCGCCGCCATTCAATTTTGGCTGAAAAACAATGCCGCAACGGAGCTGTCATTACCCAGTGTTGCCGCCCAGTTTGATATGAGCTACCGCACCTTTAATCGGCGCTTCAAACAAGCCACAGGTCAAACAGCGGTCGCTTATTTACAACAGCTAAGAGTAGAAATGTCGAAGGAGTTATTGGCCAGCAGCGATTTATCCATTCAAGATATCGCGCTGGCTTGCGGCTTTAACTCTCAGGGGCAGTTAAGTCGAGTGTTTAAACAGCAGATGGGAAAGTCGCCTACCAGTTACCGTGGTATTGTGCGCCGTAAACTGTTTTCTTAA
- a CDS encoding beta-ketoacyl synthase, translated as MTALPIIVGMGGINAAGRTSFHQGFKRIVLDKLDQKSRQETFVGLATLMNLVTYQEGKLVDAQGDEVAKSDIEARFGDAILAGTLIRKIEKNHFDVDATPWQQKLTMNSNDGKEIVFSCRKRDLPEPLPACWQVTELDNKTVEVVIREQLEVKHLSHRDNPIKAAGQLPSGFEPATMYNSRYQPRGLQATIFAATDAIRSTGLPWDQVMNSVRPDQIGTYSASVAGQMNEEGLGGLVRSRLRGDRVSTKQLALGLNTMSTDFINAYVTGSVGTAFSTSGACATFLYNLRAAVNDIQAGRTRVAIVASSECAITPEIIEGFGNMGALANEEGLRKLDNTDTVDYRKTSRPFGENCGFTIGEGAQVAILMDDALALELGAQIMGSVADVYVNADGVKKSITAPGPGNYITMAKSVALAQEIAGKEALAKRSFILAHGSSTPQNRVTESLIYHKLAETFSINGWKVAAPKAYVGHTIAPASGDQLAMALGVFEYNIMPGITTIDEVAEDVHSEHLDIRTEHYECDAMDIAFINSKGFGGNNATATVFSPKLTKQLLSKRYSAQQFADYQHKLGETQARQNSYQQAADLGQYQLIYRFGEGMVDESALTLNEQELTIPGFEQAIKLCEHNPYSDLL; from the coding sequence ATGACTGCATTGCCAATCATTGTCGGAATGGGGGGAATTAACGCCGCGGGGCGCACTTCATTTCATCAAGGTTTTAAACGCATTGTACTTGATAAACTAGACCAAAAATCACGCCAAGAAACCTTTGTTGGCTTAGCCACCTTGATGAACTTAGTTACCTATCAAGAGGGCAAACTTGTAGACGCGCAAGGTGACGAAGTCGCAAAGAGTGACATTGAAGCGCGGTTTGGCGACGCTATCTTAGCAGGCACCTTGATCCGCAAGATTGAAAAAAACCACTTTGATGTCGATGCCACGCCTTGGCAGCAAAAACTTACTATGAACAGCAACGACGGCAAAGAAATTGTCTTTAGTTGTCGTAAGCGTGACTTACCTGAGCCGTTACCAGCGTGTTGGCAGGTCACTGAACTAGATAACAAAACCGTTGAAGTAGTTATCCGTGAGCAGCTAGAAGTTAAGCACCTCAGTCACCGCGACAATCCTATTAAAGCCGCCGGACAGTTACCCAGTGGCTTTGAGCCGGCAACTATGTACAACAGCCGCTACCAGCCCAGAGGCTTGCAGGCGACGATTTTTGCAGCCACCGATGCCATTCGCTCTACGGGCTTGCCTTGGGATCAGGTCATGAACAGTGTCCGCCCGGATCAAATTGGCACTTACTCGGCCTCGGTCGCAGGGCAAATGAACGAAGAAGGCTTAGGGGGGCTGGTTCGCAGTCGCTTGCGTGGCGATAGAGTCAGTACCAAGCAATTGGCGTTGGGCCTGAATACTATGTCCACTGACTTTATCAATGCCTACGTTACTGGCAGCGTGGGTACTGCCTTCTCCACCTCAGGCGCTTGCGCCACGTTCTTGTATAACTTGCGCGCCGCCGTCAACGACATTCAAGCGGGTCGTACACGGGTTGCCATTGTTGCCAGTAGTGAATGCGCTATTACCCCTGAGATCATCGAGGGTTTCGGCAATATGGGGGCATTGGCGAATGAGGAAGGCTTACGTAAGCTGGATAACACCGACACGGTAGATTATCGCAAAACCAGCCGACCATTTGGAGAAAACTGTGGCTTTACCATTGGTGAAGGCGCACAAGTGGCTATTCTCATGGATGATGCCTTAGCGCTTGAGCTCGGGGCGCAAATCATGGGATCAGTGGCGGATGTTTACGTTAATGCTGACGGCGTGAAAAAGTCCATTACGGCACCGGGGCCTGGTAACTACATCACCATGGCAAAATCTGTGGCGTTGGCACAAGAGATAGCAGGAAAAGAAGCACTGGCAAAACGCAGCTTTATTTTGGCCCATGGCTCCAGTACTCCGCAAAACCGCGTGACTGAGTCATTAATTTACCACAAGCTAGCGGAAACCTTCAGCATTAACGGCTGGAAAGTGGCGGCACCGAAAGCCTATGTGGGTCATACCATTGCACCGGCTTCTGGCGATCAATTGGCGATGGCGTTGGGGGTATTTGAATACAATATTATGCCAGGGATCACCACCATTGATGAAGTAGCGGAGGATGTTCACAGCGAGCATCTTGATATTCGTACCGAGCACTATGAGTGTGACGCTATGGACATCGCGTTCATTAACTCAAAAGGCTTTGGTGGCAACAATGCCACGGCCACGGTGTTTTCTCCAAAGTTGACAAAACAGCTGCTAAGCAAACGCTATAGTGCCCAGCAGTTTGCCGACTACCAACACAAGCTTGGTGAAACTCAGGCACGTCAAAACAGCTACCAACAAGCCGCTGATTTAGGTCAATACCAGCTTATTTATCGTTTTGGTGAAGGCATGGTGGATGAGTCTGCACTAACCTTAAACGAGCAAGAGCTCACTATTCCAGGGTTTGAGCAAGCCATTAAACTGTGTGAGCATAATCCTTATAGCGATTTACTGTAA
- a CDS encoding serine hydrolase domain-containing protein has translation MPILTIIRFVAFVLCGVAALSSQAQEALATRLSAQASDPNELGWMVGFPPPKSKRITQPDSNFFSFPKLRWSVCHMRELLPTAAIKRNVSSYEPLQFQPIAGIDEVVFTPLHSDKTMTWSQSLAANYTDGIVIMHRGKVVYERYFGCLDKYSNHAAMSMTKSVTGLIAEMLIAKGQLDPAAKVATLIPELKNSAFAAASVRQVMDMTTALDYSEKYGDPKADIWRYAYAANPLPKPADYQGPVGYFEYLQTIQGNGEHGKAFGYKTVNTDVLGWIVSVVSNTKFDQLVSELLWQPLGMQQDADITVDGIGTPFAGGGLSASLRDLARLGQAVLDNGRINGKQVIPQAAIESIRLGGNKQAFAKAGFKTMANGSYRSMWWHFHNQNQAFAARGVHGQTIYIDPAAEMVIVRLASHPSASNSKIDPTSLPAYQAIADFLSAKK, from the coding sequence ATGCCTATTTTAACGATAATACGCTTTGTTGCCTTTGTACTGTGTGGCGTGGCAGCCCTAAGCAGTCAAGCGCAAGAGGCGTTGGCCACAAGGTTATCAGCGCAAGCTTCCGATCCCAATGAACTTGGCTGGATGGTTGGCTTCCCGCCGCCGAAAAGTAAGCGCATCACTCAGCCGGATAGCAATTTTTTTAGCTTTCCGAAATTGCGCTGGTCGGTTTGTCATATGCGTGAACTTCTGCCCACTGCCGCAATTAAGCGCAATGTCTCAAGCTATGAACCTTTGCAATTTCAGCCCATTGCTGGAATAGATGAGGTGGTGTTTACGCCGCTGCACAGTGACAAAACCATGACTTGGTCGCAGAGCTTAGCGGCGAACTACACCGACGGCATAGTGATTATGCACCGTGGCAAAGTAGTGTATGAGCGGTATTTTGGCTGTCTGGATAAGTACAGCAACCACGCTGCTATGTCTATGACTAAATCAGTGACGGGGCTGATTGCAGAGATGCTGATCGCTAAGGGGCAGTTAGACCCTGCTGCAAAAGTGGCGACATTGATCCCTGAACTAAAAAACTCGGCGTTTGCAGCGGCCTCTGTGCGCCAAGTGATGGATATGACCACAGCACTTGATTACAGTGAAAAGTATGGCGATCCCAAAGCCGATATTTGGCGCTACGCCTACGCGGCAAACCCACTACCAAAACCTGCGGATTATCAAGGGCCGGTTGGCTATTTTGAATACCTGCAAACCATTCAAGGCAATGGCGAACACGGTAAAGCCTTTGGCTATAAAACCGTTAATACCGATGTATTAGGGTGGATAGTCTCTGTGGTTAGCAACACCAAGTTTGATCAGCTAGTGTCTGAGTTGTTATGGCAACCTCTTGGCATGCAGCAAGATGCCGATATTACCGTGGATGGTATTGGTACTCCTTTTGCTGGTGGAGGCCTCAGTGCTAGCCTGCGTGATCTGGCGCGTTTAGGTCAGGCGGTATTGGATAATGGCCGTATCAACGGTAAGCAGGTGATACCACAGGCTGCCATTGAGAGTATTCGCTTAGGTGGCAATAAACAGGCATTTGCTAAAGCGGGTTTTAAAACCATGGCAAATGGCAGTTACCGCAGTATGTGGTGGCATTTTCACAACCAAAATCAGGCCTTCGCAGCTCGTGGAGTACATGGTCAGACTATCTACATTGACCCCGCAGCAGAGATGGTGATAGTGCGATTAGCGTCGCATCCAAGCGCCAGTAATAGCAAAATCGACCCGACCTCATTACCGGCGTATCAAGCCATTGCGGACTTTTTATCAGCGAAAAAGTGA
- the fghA gene encoding S-formylglutathione hydrolase, with translation MELISSNKVSGGWHKRYKHHSQCNQCDMTFAIFLPQQVNEGKQVPVLYWLSGLTCTDENFMQKAGAFKKANQLGMALVVPDTSPRGEDVADDPDGAYDFGLGAGFYLNATQAPYAKHYQMYDYITQELPALIREHFPVTSQQAISGHSMGGHGALVIGLRSPEQYSSISAFSPIVNPSNSPWGQKAFTGYLGDNKHDWQQYDATALISDYKGTCKPPILIEQGASDQFLEQQLKPWVFEQAATAAHYPLQLNSHDGYDHSYFFISSFIDEHLEFHHQHLS, from the coding sequence ATGGAACTGATTTCCAGTAATAAAGTCTCTGGCGGTTGGCACAAGCGATATAAACACCATAGTCAGTGTAATCAATGTGACATGACGTTCGCCATTTTCTTACCGCAGCAGGTCAATGAAGGAAAACAAGTACCGGTGTTATATTGGCTTTCTGGCCTGACTTGCACGGATGAAAACTTCATGCAAAAAGCCGGCGCTTTCAAAAAAGCCAACCAACTCGGAATGGCGCTGGTCGTCCCTGACACTAGCCCGCGCGGCGAGGATGTGGCTGATGATCCTGACGGCGCTTATGACTTTGGGCTTGGCGCAGGTTTTTATTTAAACGCAACCCAAGCTCCCTATGCCAAGCACTATCAAATGTACGACTACATCACCCAAGAGCTTCCGGCGCTGATCCGCGAGCACTTTCCGGTGACCTCACAGCAAGCCATTAGTGGTCACTCTATGGGCGGACATGGTGCATTAGTTATTGGCCTGCGCAGCCCAGAGCAATACAGCAGTATTTCGGCGTTCAGTCCAATCGTAAACCCGAGTAATTCTCCGTGGGGGCAAAAAGCGTTTACCGGCTACTTAGGTGACAATAAGCATGATTGGCAGCAATACGATGCCACCGCGTTGATAAGCGATTATAAAGGCACATGCAAACCCCCTATTTTGATTGAACAAGGTGCTAGCGATCAGTTTTTAGAGCAGCAACTAAAGCCTTGGGTTTTTGAGCAAGCAGCCACTGCAGCGCACTACCCTCTGCAATTAAATAGCCACGATGGCTACGACCATAGCTATTTCTTTATTTCGAGCTTTATTGATGAGCACCTTGAATTTCATCATCAGCACCTAAGCTAG